CGATCCGACCTGCGGCCGCCTCCCGGCGTACTCCCGCCACCGCCGCCGCCGAGGCGTAGCAGACGTCCACTCCTTCCAGCGCCGCCAGCATGCGCCGGCTCTCCACCAACTCCGCCGCCGAGGCCGAGACGATCGCGCCGGCCGTCTCGGTGGCGATGCTGTGCAGGTACGGGTAGTAGGGCGCGGCGTCGCCGAGCAGGATCGCGGTGGCCAGGCCGGTGGGCCGGTCGATCCGGTCAGCCGCGGTGAGCGACGCGCGACCCTCCTGCCAGGCGGTCGCGGCCGGCGCGCAGGTGTCCTCCTCGACCATCAGGAAGCGCGGCATCTCGCCCAGCTCGCCGAGTTCCAGATACTCGCGGAGCCCCTTGTGCGCCGCCACCACACCCATGCCGCTGCTGATCGCCTGGACCACGACGTCGGGCCGACGGTCCATCTGGTCGAACGCCTCCAGATAGGCCAGCTTCAGTCCCTCGCGCCGGGCCCAGTTGAAGAATCCGGCGTCCAGGTGCAGATCGTTCTCGGTGGCGAACCGGCGCGCCGCGGCCCCGGCGTCGGCGTAACTGCCCGGCACGACCGTCAACGTGATCCGGTCGTCCTGGCCCAACGCGTGGCTGGACACGAATTCCTGGCCACAGAAGAAGTGCACGCGCATGGCGGGGTCGCGCTGCACGGCGCGGGCCAGGGCGGTGGCGCTGTTGCCGGTGCTGGAGGCGACGAACTCGCGGACCTGGAACTGGCGGAGCACGGCCAACACCGTGGCGGCGAGGCGATCCTTGGTCGTTCCGGTGAACTGATCGCACTCCTGCTTGACCCACAGGTCGGGCACGCCGATCGCGGCCCCGAGCTTGGGCGCCGGCCGGCATGCCGTACGCCGGGTGAGCCCGTCGTCCAACAGCTCCGGGTCGCCCAGTGGCAGAAAGTCGAAGTAGACCCGTTCCGGAAACCGCGACCGGTGCCGGGTAGCGTCGGCAAGCGAGTAACGCGGTTCGAGCGCCCCCGAACACTCTGGGCACCGGTACACCAATGCGGCGTCGAGCACGGCGTCGCACCACATACACGCGAGCCGGTACTTGGCGCGTACGGCCACGGTGGTTCGGTCAACCGCATACACGGGCACCCTCCTTTGTCGAAGGAACTCCTTGTGCGGTGCCGAAAGGGCTGGCACCGGCCCACGCAACGCCCGACCCTGGGTGGGCGTTGCGGTGACGCCCGATCCCGGACGGGCGTTCCGGTCTAGTCGGTCCCGTTCCAGGACCGCCACAGCGCCGCGTACGCGCCGTTGGCCGCGACGAGTTCGTCGTGCGTCCCCAACTCGGTGATCCGGCCGGACTCCACGACGGCCACCCGGTCCGCGTCCCGAGCGGTCTGTAGCCGGTGCGCGATGGCGATGACGGTGCGGTCCTCGCGGACCACGGCCATTGCCCGCTCGGCGTGCCGGGCCGTCGTCGGGTCCAGCAGCGCGGTGGCCTCGTCCAGGATCACCGTGTGCGGGTCGGCGAGCTCCACCCGGGCCAACGCCAGTTGCTGCGCCTGGGCCGGGTCCAACTCGACGCCACCCGCCGCCACCAGCGTGTCCAGTCCATCGGGCAGCTCACGCACCCAGTCCGCCTCCACCCGCGCGAGCGCGGCCAGGATGGCCTCGTCGTCGGCGTCGGGCGCGGCCATGATCAGGTTGTCCCGCAGCGTACCGATGAAGACGTGGTGTTCCTGGGTGACCAACACGATGCGACTGCCCAACTCGCCCGCCGCGGCAAGATCTGCCACCGGCACCCCGCCGACCCGCACCGATCCGGACCGCGGCGTGTCAAGGCCAGCGATCAACCGACCCAGCGTGGACTTGCCAGCACCGGAGGGACCGACAAGCGCCAGCCGCTCGCCCTGCCCCACCGCCAGGTCGACGCCGTGCAGCACATCGTGGTCGTCGACGTAGGCGTAGCGCAGGTCACGCACCTCGATCCGGTCGTCGGCGGGAACGTCGACCCGGGCTGGCGCCGCCGACTGGACCAGCCCGACCCCCTTGATCCGGGCGAACGACGCGCCGCTGCTCTGCAACTGCTCCATCCACGACAGGATGCGGTCCAACGGGTCGACCAACTGCCACATGTAGAGGCTGCCGGCGATCACCGCGCCCAGGCTGATCGTGCCGTTGAGGTACCCGAGCCCACCGGCAAGCAGCACCAGGGCCATCGGCAGGAAGTGCGCGAATTCCGTGACCGGGAAGAGGATGGAACGCAGGAACAGGGTGCGTCGCCGCGCCCGGTAGGACTGGTCCACGGCGTTGTCCGCATCACGGATCCGGCGCTCGCGCAGGTCGAACGTTTCCACGGTGCGGGCGCCCTCGGCCGTGGTGGCCACGATCTCCGCCACGTCGGACGAGGTCTCGCCCTCGACCAGGTACGCCGCCCGCGCTCGAGCCAGGTACCAGCGGGTCACCCACCAGATGAGCGGAGCACCGACCAGCGCACACAACCCGATGAGTGGGTGCAGTACGAAGACCGCGACGTAGATGAAGAGCGCCTGCACGGCGGCGAGGAACACGTCCGGCGCCGCGTTGCGCAGCGTGGTGCCGACCGTGGCCACGTCGGAGGTCGACCGGATCAGGAGATCGCCCGTACCGGCTTCCTCCACCACCCGGATCGGCAGCCCGAGCGCCCGATCCACCACCTCGCTGCGGAGCCGGGCCAGGGCCCGCTCGCCGAACCGGTGCGAGAAGTACCGGGCGTACCGGGTAAGCACCAGTTGGGCCACGGCGCAGCCGACCACGATCAGGGCCAGCCGGTCCACCGCCGCGACGGTGGCGGTGCCGTCCTCGATCCGGTTGACGATCTGGCCGAGCACCCATGGACCGGCCAGGCCAGCCGTGGAGGCCAGGCCGGTGAGGAGCACGACGGACACCAACGCCCGCCGGTCGCCACGGAGCAACTCCCACGTTGCCCGGCGTACCTGCGCCCGGTCCGCGATCGGCAGCCGCGATCCCCTGGCCGTCCCGCTCATGCGTGCGCCCCGTTCGGGACCGACACCGACTGGTCGACCGGATCAGCGTCGGCCCCTCGGTACACCAGGGCCCGGTAGCCCGGCTGCTCGGAGATCAGTTCGGCGTGTGTGCCGACCGCGACGACCTTGCCGGCGACCAGGTAGCAGACCTGGTCCGTCCGGTCGAGCAGCAGCGGTGACGTGCCGACCAGCAACGTGGTGCGGCCTTGCCGGGCAGCACGGACCCGGTCGGCGATGGTGGCCTCGGTGTGCGCGTCCACCGCGGATGTCGGCTCGACCAGCATCAGCACCTCCGGGTCGGCGAGCAACGCGCGGACCAGTCGCAACCGCTGTCGCTGGCCGCCGGATAGGTTGCGTCCCTGACCCGCCAGGTGCGCGTCGAGGCCCTCCGGCAGAGCCTCGATGATGTCGTTCGCCGCAGCCGTCCACACCGCCCGTTCGATCTCCTCGGTCGTTGCCACGGCGCGGGCCGAGACGGCCTCGCGGATCGGGCCGGCGAACAGATGCGCGTTGTTGTCGGCGACCAGAATCCGCCGGCGCACCTCGGTCAGCGACAACTCGGTGAGCGGCACCCCGCCCCAGGTGACCGCCGAGTCCACATAGCGACCCATTCGGTCCACCACCGCCCGGACCTCGTCCGAACGCGCGCCGACCAGGGCCGTCATCCGGCCTGCGGGTAGCCGCAGACCCGACTCGGGATCGAACAGCTCGGCTGGTCCGCTCGGCGCCGGCACGGCCACCGCGGCGTCACGCACCTCCGGGGTCAACGTCAGGATGTTCACCACCCGACGGGCGGCCACCAGACCGCGAGGCAGGTCATCGGCACCCTCCATCAGGAACGTCACCGGCACCAGCAGCGCCGCGACGTAGCCGTACACCGCCACCATCTCGCCGACGGTGATCGACCCGCTGGTCACCATTCGCGCCGCCACCCAGGTGACCGAAGCCAGGAACAGCACCGGCAGCCCGCTGCCGGCAGCCTGCACCCAACTGGTAAGCGCGCCGACCCGGTAGCCGGTGTCCCGCACGTCGGTGGACATCGCGTGGTACCGACCGGCGAACGTCGCCCGCCCGCCGATACCGGAGAGCACTCGCAGCCCGGAGACGATGTCCCCGGCGCGCGCGGTGAGCGCTCCCTGCTGCTGCCGGTAGGTGGATTCGACGCCGCGCAGTCTGTTCAACAACGGCCCGACGACCACGGCCAGCACCGGAACGCCGAGCACCACCAGGCCCGCCAGCACCGGCGAGATCGTGAACAGCAGCACCGCGATCGCCACGTACGCGACCACCGCGCCGACTCCCGGACCGGTGATGGTCAAGGTCTGGGCGATCACGCTGATGTCGCCGGCCTGGAGATAGGTCAGCTCGCCGACCGACACCCGCCGGGACAATGTGGCCCCCAGCGCGGTCATGTGCCGCATCACCACCTGGACCGTCCGGTACGCGGCGTCCACCCGGACCATCGTCATCGTCCGGTGCCGCAGCAGCCCGAGGAGCGCGATGGCGGCGCCGAGCACGACGAGCACCACTACCCAGAACACCAGCCGCGACGTGTCCCGGGCCCGCAGCCCCTCGTCGATGGCGCGGGCCAGCACATATGGGGGCAGCATGAGCGCACACATCCAGAGGCTGCCCCAGAGGGCACCGCACAGCACCCGCCCGGGCTGCATCCGGACCAGCCACCACAGAAAGCGCCAGGGAGCCCGATGGTCGGGCGAGCCGGGATCGGAGTAAGGCACCCGGCGGGTGAAAGTCTCGGCGGTTTCCTCGGTCACTACGCACGTCCTCCAGGATGTGAATGGCGCCAGCCGCGGTATCCGTGACGTACGGAATCCGCTACCTCACGACAGGTGCGCATCGCCGATTGACAATACTTCGTCGAGGATCGACAAACCTTCTCCGATTTCCTCGTCGAGGATGTTGCACGGCGGCGCGACGTGGAGCCGATTGGCGACAACCATCGGCCACAACCCCTTGCTACGACAGGCGGCCACGATGGCGTGCATCGGGTCCGCTCCGGTATGGCCCGCCGAGCGGTCGCCGAGCGGTCGCCGGGTGCCCTGGTCGCACACCAGCTCGATTGCCCAGAAGGCACCCAGGCCGCGCACGTCGCCGACGCACGGATGTCGCCTGGCGAGTTCGGCCAGGCCGGGGCCGAGCACGTCGCGGCCGACCCGGGCCGCGTTCTCCACCACACCCTCCGCACGCATCGCCTCGATCGCAGCGACGGCCGCGGCGCAGGCGAGCGGATGCCCGGCATAGGTCAGACCGCCCGGATACGGCCGGTCGTCGAACCGGACGGCCACCTCCTCGGTGATCAGCACGCCCCCGAGTGGCACGTAGCCGGAGTTGACTCCCTTGGCGAAGGTGAGCAGATCGGGACGCACCGCCCAGTGGTCGACGGCCAACCAGCGCCCGGTCCGGCCGAAGCCACACATCACCTCGTCCGCGATCAGCAGGATGCCGTGCTCGTCGCAGAGTCGCCGCACCCCGGCCAGGTAGCCGTCGGGCGGGACGAGGATCCCGGCCGTTCCCGGCACCGGCTCCACCAGCACCGCGGCCAGCGTCTGCGGGCCTTCGGCGTGGATGACCTCGGCCAGATGCCGCAACGCCCGGCGACACTCCTGCTCGGCACTGCTGGCGTCGAACGGCGACCGGTACGGGTAAGGGCCAAAGAACCGGGCCACCCCGGCGGCGCCGGTATCCACCGGCCAGCGGCGCTGGTCACCGGAGAGATGCAGGGCGGTCTGGGTGCCGCCGTGGTACGAGCGGTAGGCCGTCAACACCTTCGGTCTCCCGGTCACCAGGCGCGCCATCCGCACCGCGTGCTCGTTGGCCTCTGCGCCGCCGCCGGTGAAGAAGACCTTGTTGAGCTGTCCCGGCAGCAGGCCGGCGATCAACCGGGCCGCCTCCGACCGCTTGTCGTTCTCGAAGACGGGCGCGACGGTGCAGAGCCGCTCGGCCTGCGCCCGGATCGCGGCCACCACCCGGGGGTGCTGGTGGCCGATGTTGAGGTTCACCAGTTGCGAGGAGAAGTCGAGATACCGCCGCCCCTGGTCGTCCCAGAAGTACGACCCGGTGCCCCGGGTCACCGTCAACTGGCTGACGTCGCCCTGCGCCAGCCAGGGATGAAACACGTGCGCAGCACCGTCCACCGCGAGCGACTCCCGTGTCGTCGTCAGGCCGCCGCCGCCGACTTCGCCTCCACCAGCCGGGCGATCGCCTCGATCGACTGGAAGTTCTCGATCTCCAGGTCACTTGACTGGACCTCGATCCGGAACTCCTTCTCCACGAACGCGACGAGCTGCATGGCGAACAGCGAGTTGACGTAGCCAAGCTGGAACAGGTTGTCGTCGTTCCGCAGCTCGTGGGTGCCGAAGTGCGGCTCCAGGAATTGGCGCACCCGCGCCCGCGCATCGTCCCGCGTCATCAGCTCTTGTCTCCGTTTCCGTCGATCCGATAGTCGTAGAAGCCCTGCCCGGTCTTGCGGCCGAGCAGCCCCGCGTCGACCATCCGGCGCAGCAGGGGCGCCGGACGGTACTTGGAGTCGTTGAAGCTGTCGTACATCACGGTGATCGAGTTCAGGATCGTGTCCAGCCCAATGAGATCGGCGGTTTCCAGCGGCCCCATCTTGTGCCCGAAACAGCCCTTGAAGATGCGGTCGACGTTCAGCGCCGAGGCGACACTGTCCTGGACGCAGAAGACCGCCTCGTTGATCGTCAACATCAGCACCCGGTTGGTGACGAAGCCCGGTAGGTCGTCGACCACGACCGGCTCCTTGGCCAGCCGCGTCAGCAGCCCGGTGGCCACCGCCATGGTCTCGTCGGATGTGTGGTGGCCGCGGATCACCTCCACCATGCGCATGAGCGGTACCGGATTCATGAAGTGCATCCCGACGAGCCGGTCCGGCCGGCCGGTGACCGCCGCCAGTCGGGTGATCGGGATCGCCGAGGTGTTCACCGCGAACACCACCTCCGGGGCGCAGATCCGGTCCAACTCCTGGTAGAGCCCGCTCTTGATGTCCCAGTTCTCGGTGACGTTCTCGACCACGAAGTCGACGTCCGCCAGCTTCGCGACGTCGGTCTCACACGTGATCCGTCCGAGCACGTCGGCATCCGGCCCGACTCGGCGTACGCCGGTCAACAGTGGCTGGGTCCGCAGGTCCGCTGCTATCTGGCTGATCGCGCCGTGGAGCTGCTCGGCGCTCGTATCGACAAGCACGACATCCATGCCCTTTTCGGCGACCGCCTGGGCCACCCCGCGACCGATGGTGCCGGCCCCGACCACGCCTACCTTCTTGCTGTCCATCCGCCTCGCCTCATGGCTCGTGACTGCCTGCTGTCCCACCGGTCGGCGACTCGTCACCGTGACGAGGCCGTGTCGACCAGTCGCGCCTTGTTCATGTCGTCCCGAAAGTCGAGCCAGTCGCGCACGGGTGCCGGGTCGAACCGGGGTGACTGCGCCACCAGCGTGAAGAACCGGGTGCCGGCCTCCAGCAGCCCCTCGCCGACCTCGTCCGGACCGCGTCGGAACACCCGGGTCGAGCGCTCGATCGCGCCCGGGTCCCGGCCCACCTTGGCGCACCACTCGTCCAGGACGCGGTGCTTGTGGGCGAGGACGGCCGCGTCACCGAAACCGTGCCAGATGTCCGCGTGCATCGCGGCCAGCCGCAACGTCTTCTGCTCGCCGTTACCGCCCACCAGGATCGGGATCTTTCTGGTGGGCGGCGGGTCGAGGCGCTGCCAGCGGCGCTCGATGCGGCGCAGTCCTTCGCCCAACGACGCCAGTCGGCTGGCCGCAGTGCCGAACTCGTACCCGTACTCGTGATAGTCCCGTTCGTTCCAGCCGGCACCGATACCCAGGAACAGTCGGCCGCCGCTGATGTGGTCCACGGTGCGCGCCATGTCGGCAAGCAGGTCCGGGTTGCGGTACGAGTTGCACGTCACCAACGGCCCGATCGTCACCTTGGAGGTGGCCTCCGCCCAGGCACCGAGCATGGTCCAGCACTCGTAGTGCGCGCCGTCGGCGGGACCATAGACTGGAAAGAAGTGGTCCCAGTTCATCAGCACGTCCACACCGAGTTCCTCGTACATCGCCGCGGCTCGCCGAATCTCGGCGTAGCTGCAGTACTGCGGTTGGATCTGCACACCGATACGCACCGGGTACGTCGCATAAGGCAGTTCGGACACAGCGGGCTGCTCCCCTCGAAGGGCGACAGGTGGTGGGGTAGGTCAGGCGCGGGCCACCGGCAACCGGTCACGTACCGCCGCCGGCCACCCGGCGGGGTCCGTGCCGTGCTGGCAGCAGAACGCGTACGTCAGCCGCTCCAGGCCGAACCCCGCGCACGCGGTGCTGACCGGCTCGCCGTCCGCCCCGCTGATCTCCATGCTTTCGCTGAAGAATCGATCGTGGTAGTTGAACGACGCTATTGCGCTCGATCGACCTTGCGCCACGTCGGCCCGCAGCTCGTACTTGAGCTGAAGCAGGCGCTGCGACATGACCTTGTCTGGCGTGTCGTCATCGCAGAAGAACGGGTCGTTGCCCACCTCGCACCAGCCGGTCAGGCCGATCTCCGTAACGAACTGGAACACGTCGGCCATCAGCTCTTCCCTGGCGCGCAGGACGAACTGCCGGTCGCCGAGGAAGACGACCTCCCGGATCGTGAAGTCCCACAGCCGTTCCAGCGAACGCGCGTACCGGGACTCGAATCGGAACGACTTGCCCTTCGCGGTGATCACCCGCTGCCCTTCCGCGTCGAGCGAACGGCCGGCGAGCTGGTGGAAAGTGTGGAAGCACATGGTCGGTGGCAGGCAGTAGTCAACGTCCGTGCAGTGACCGAGCAGGGCGTCAGCCATCCGCTCGCCGCGCTTGGCGCGGGCGACCACCGCACGATAGACATCGGTGTCGCTGTGCAGCCGGGTGACGAACATCAGGAACTGCGGGAACGAGTTGAAATAGCCCACCTTCTCCAACACGCTGGTGGGCAGCAGCGTCGGATAGCGGTACTCGACGGCGCCGAACCGCGCGTCGACCAGATCGGTGATCGCCGCGTCCAGGGCGTCCATCAGCGCCATCATCGTTCGGTCGAGGACCACCTGACCCTCACCCGCCTCGCTGACCCGCCCCTGTGCCAGCAGTTGGTCGTAGACGTCGGGCAGGTTCGCCGGTCGTTCACCGGCCGAACGCCAGATCACCCGCTGCGGCGTGAGCCCCCGGCCGGCCACGTCGGTCTCCACGAGGTCGGCGACCTTGCGGCGCAGGGCGTCGCTGTCGCCGATCGGCCCGGCCGACATCAGCACGATCTCGTGCAGACGGTCGCCGTGCTCCACGATTGTGAAGTCCACGATGTCCGGCGACACGAAGAACAGTCGACGTTCGATCTCCGCGCGGTACTCACTGCCGATCGGCGAACGCAGAGCCACCCGGGTCTGGACTACCATGCAGCCTCCAGCGGTTTGACGGATCAGCATGGCTCGACGATCGGTACGCGGGCACGGTCAACCAGCGACGATCGTCTGAGCAGGAAGCGTGAGGGATACGCCAGCGGCGTCAACCCGGGCGAGCGCGCCGGACAAACGCGGGCAAACAAAATGCTGACATGAAATGCCAGCGTGCTAAGAATCTTCTTAGCGATTGAGGTCGCTGTCAAGGTGTGCCGCCACTTTCGCGACGAGTTCCGCCTCGGCACCGTGCAGGAAGAAGTGATCACCGTTGACCTCCTCCACGGTGACCGGCCGGTCGCCGTAGCGGCTCCACTCACCGATGGCGCCAACGGTCACCTCGGCGTCGTCGCGACCGTAGAACGCCGATATCGGGCAACCCAGCGACGTCGGGGCGGGCGCCCGATAGTGGTCAAGGATCGTGTAGTCGGCCCGGATGACGGGGATGTACAGCTCCATCAGCTCGTCGTTGGCCAACAGTTCCTCAGGCGTACCGCGCAGGCGTCGCAGCCGGCGGGTGAACTCCGCGTCCGACAGGTCGTGCGTTGTCTCCGCCGGGGTGGCCAGGTGTGGCGCCGGGCAGCCGGAGACCAGCAGCCGGCGCGGGCTCGGCAGACCTGCCGCCCGCAGGTGCCGCACCAGCTCGAAGGCGACGATCCCACCGAAGGAGTGACCGAACACGACGTACGGTCGTGCCGTGTCCATCGCGGCGGACAGGTCAACGAGCAGGTCCGGCAGCCGCGCGACGGGCGGCTCGGACCAGCGCGACCCGCGGCCCGGGAACTCCAGCGGCCGGACGGTCACGCCCGCCGGTAGCCGGTCGGACCAGCCGTCGTAGACGCGCGCGGAAGCTCCCGCGTACGGCAGGCAGTAGAGATCCAGGCCGGACGCAGGTGCCGACGTCGGCACCTGCTCGACCGAGTGCCGGGCGGCAAGCCCGAGTATCCCGTCCACGGTCGGCTGGTCGTGGATCCGGCGCAACGGCAGGCGGTAGCCCAACGCGGTGGTCAACCGGCGTTGCAGCGCCACGACCAGGATCGAGTTACCGCCCGCGGCGAAGAAGTTCTCGCCGTCCGAGGCGGGATCCCGCTCCAGCGTCTCCCGCCATGCCTGCCGAACGGCGGCCCGCCGGGCCTGGTCGCCCGCGTCCACTCAGGTCTCTCCCAGCTCGATCGCGGCTAACCGGACCCGGTCCACCTTGCCGGAGGTGGTGCGTGGCAGGGCCGACACCACCTCCACATGGTGCGGGCAGTGACTTGCCGGCAGGCGGGACAACAGCCAGGCCCGCACCGCATCCGGTCGCAGATCCTCACCTGCCACCACGTACGCGGCCAGATAGCAGCGCTCGGGCCGGTCCGGTTCCCGCAGCAGGGCCACCGCCTCAAAGATCCCGGGATGCTCCTCCAACACCGCCTCGATCTCACCCAGCTCGATCCGGTGACCGCGCAGCTTGATCTGCCCATCGGTACGCCCCAGATAGCGCAGCGAGCCGTCGGACGCCAGCCGACCCCGATCCCCGGTCCGATACGTACGACGCGGACCGTGCGGGGTGTCCCGGAGCACGAACCGCTCGGCGGTCAGGTCCGGCCGCCCCAGGTATCCCGCCGCCAGCCCGGCACCGTAGAGCAGGATCTCCCCGTCCGCGAGGAGCACCTCGGCCCCGGGCAGCGGATGCCCGAGTGTGATGGGCTCGGGTGACTCGACGCGCGCCGCGGTCGCCCAGATCGTCGC
This DNA window, taken from Micromonospora sp. FIMYZ51, encodes the following:
- a CDS encoding pyridoxal-phosphate dependent enzyme, yielding MYAVDRTTVAVRAKYRLACMWCDAVLDAALVYRCPECSGALEPRYSLADATRHRSRFPERVYFDFLPLGDPELLDDGLTRRTACRPAPKLGAAIGVPDLWVKQECDQFTGTTKDRLAATVLAVLRQFQVREFVASSTGNSATALARAVQRDPAMRVHFFCGQEFVSSHALGQDDRITLTVVPGSYADAGAAARRFATENDLHLDAGFFNWARREGLKLAYLEAFDQMDRRPDVVVQAISSGMGVVAAHKGLREYLELGELGEMPRFLMVEEDTCAPAATAWQEGRASLTAADRIDRPTGLATAILLGDAAPYYPYLHSIATETAGAIVSASAAELVESRRMLAALEGVDVCYASAAAVAGVRREAAAGRIGRDETVLVNLTGRGRAPAA
- a CDS encoding ABC transporter ATP-binding protein, producing MLCGALWGSLWMCALMLPPYVLARAIDEGLRARDTSRLVFWVVVLVVLGAAIALLGLLRHRTMTMVRVDAAYRTVQVVMRHMTALGATLSRRVSVGELTYLQAGDISVIAQTLTITGPGVGAVVAYVAIAVLLFTISPVLAGLVVLGVPVLAVVVGPLLNRLRGVESTYRQQQGALTARAGDIVSGLRVLSGIGGRATFAGRYHAMSTDVRDTGYRVGALTSWVQAAGSGLPVLFLASVTWVAARMVTSGSITVGEMVAVYGYVAALLVPVTFLMEGADDLPRGLVAARRVVNILTLTPEVRDAAVAVPAPSGPAELFDPESGLRLPAGRMTALVGARSDEVRAVVDRMGRYVDSAVTWGGVPLTELSLTEVRRRILVADNNAHLFAGPIREAVSARAVATTEEIERAVWTAAANDIIEALPEGLDAHLAGQGRNLSGGQRQRLRLVRALLADPEVLMLVEPTSAVDAHTEATIADRVRAARQGRTTLLVGTSPLLLDRTDQVCYLVAGKVVAVGTHAELISEQPGYRALVYRGADADPVDQSVSVPNGAHA
- a CDS encoding alpha/beta fold hydrolase; the encoded protein is MDAGDQARRAAVRQAWRETLERDPASDGENFFAAGGNSILVVALQRRLTTALGYRLPLRRIHDQPTVDGILGLAARHSVEQVPTSAPASGLDLYCLPYAGASARVYDGWSDRLPAGVTVRPLEFPGRGSRWSEPPVARLPDLLVDLSAAMDTARPYVVFGHSFGGIVAFELVRHLRAAGLPSPRRLLVSGCPAPHLATPAETTHDLSDAEFTRRLRRLRGTPEELLANDELMELYIPVIRADYTILDHYRAPAPTSLGCPISAFYGRDDAEVTVGAIGEWSRYGDRPVTVEEVNGDHFFLHGAEAELVAKVAAHLDSDLNR
- a CDS encoding aspartate aminotransferase family protein; this translates as MDGAAHVFHPWLAQGDVSQLTVTRGTGSYFWDDQGRRYLDFSSQLVNLNIGHQHPRVVAAIRAQAERLCTVAPVFENDKRSEAARLIAGLLPGQLNKVFFTGGGAEANEHAVRMARLVTGRPKVLTAYRSYHGGTQTALHLSGDQRRWPVDTGAAGVARFFGPYPYRSPFDASSAEQECRRALRHLAEVIHAEGPQTLAAVLVEPVPGTAGILVPPDGYLAGVRRLCDEHGILLIADEVMCGFGRTGRWLAVDHWAVRPDLLTFAKGVNSGYVPLGGVLITEEVAVRFDDRPYPGGLTYAGHPLACAAAVAAIEAMRAEGVVENAARVGRDVLGPGLAELARRHPCVGDVRGLGAFWAIELVCDQGTRRPLGDRSAGHTGADPMHAIVAACRSKGLWPMVVANRLHVAPPCNILDEEIGEGLSILDEVLSIGDAHLS
- a CDS encoding acyl carrier protein — protein: MTRDDARARVRQFLEPHFGTHELRNDDNLFQLGYVNSLFAMQLVAFVEKEFRIEVQSSDLEIENFQSIEAIARLVEAKSAAAA
- a CDS encoding 3-hydroxyacyl-CoA dehydrogenase NAD-binding domain-containing protein — encoded protein: MTSRRPVGQQAVTSHEARRMDSKKVGVVGAGTIGRGVAQAVAEKGMDVVLVDTSAEQLHGAISQIAADLRTQPLLTGVRRVGPDADVLGRITCETDVAKLADVDFVVENVTENWDIKSGLYQELDRICAPEVVFAVNTSAIPITRLAAVTGRPDRLVGMHFMNPVPLMRMVEVIRGHHTSDETMAVATGLLTRLAKEPVVVDDLPGFVTNRVLMLTINEAVFCVQDSVASALNVDRIFKGCFGHKMGPLETADLIGLDTILNSITVMYDSFNDSKYRPAPLLRRMVDAGLLGRKTGQGFYDYRIDGNGDKS
- a CDS encoding ABC transporter ATP-binding protein; this encodes MSGTARGSRLPIADRAQVRRATWELLRGDRRALVSVVLLTGLASTAGLAGPWVLGQIVNRIEDGTATVAAVDRLALIVVGCAVAQLVLTRYARYFSHRFGERALARLRSEVVDRALGLPIRVVEEAGTGDLLIRSTSDVATVGTTLRNAAPDVFLAAVQALFIYVAVFVLHPLIGLCALVGAPLIWWVTRWYLARARAAYLVEGETSSDVAEIVATTAEGARTVETFDLRERRIRDADNAVDQSYRARRRTLFLRSILFPVTEFAHFLPMALVLLAGGLGYLNGTISLGAVIAGSLYMWQLVDPLDRILSWMEQLQSSGASFARIKGVGLVQSAAPARVDVPADDRIEVRDLRYAYVDDHDVLHGVDLAVGQGERLALVGPSGAGKSTLGRLIAGLDTPRSGSVRVGGVPVADLAAAGELGSRIVLVTQEHHVFIGTLRDNLIMAAPDADDEAILAALARVEADWVRELPDGLDTLVAAGGVELDPAQAQQLALARVELADPHTVILDEATALLDPTTARHAERAMAVVREDRTVIAIAHRLQTARDADRVAVVESGRITELGTHDELVAANGAYAALWRSWNGTD
- a CDS encoding LLM class F420-dependent oxidoreductase — its product is MSELPYATYPVRIGVQIQPQYCSYAEIRRAAAMYEELGVDVLMNWDHFFPVYGPADGAHYECWTMLGAWAEATSKVTIGPLVTCNSYRNPDLLADMARTVDHISGGRLFLGIGAGWNERDYHEYGYEFGTAASRLASLGEGLRRIERRWQRLDPPPTRKIPILVGGNGEQKTLRLAAMHADIWHGFGDAAVLAHKHRVLDEWCAKVGRDPGAIERSTRVFRRGPDEVGEGLLEAGTRFFTLVAQSPRFDPAPVRDWLDFRDDMNKARLVDTASSR